The DNA region CGCCGTAGCCGTCGCTACGGCAAGGAGTTCCAACGCCGCATCCGCGGGATGCAGCGCGCGCCGAATGCCTACGGGACTTCTGCAACGGTACACTAGCGCAGTTCCTCGGCCAGGGCCATCGCGGCGGCGATTTCCTCGTCCGACGCCGAAGCGATCCACGCCTCCAGGTCCGCCCTGTCTCCGCCGTGCTCCGCCCACAGCGGTCGCATGCCCGCCTCCGAAACGCAGTTGAACACCACGCGGGAGCGCTCGGGTAGGCCGAACGCACCGGCGGTGGCGAAGACCTCCCAGGTGCGCAGCTCGTCATCCAGCAGGCGTCTGCTCAAGGCGAATCCCCGGTTCCGGTCATGTGCAGCCGCGGCCCGCGATTTCAATAGCGAAGGTCGTTGGCCGCCGCGAACTGCTCCATGAGCTTCCTGCCCTCCTCGTCCAACTCCTCGGGCACCGTGACGCGGACGCGCACGTACTGATCGCCCCGGTGGTCCTGCTTCTCGATCCCCTGCCCCGCGATCCTGAACTTGGTCCCCGACTGGGTGCCTGGCGGCACCCGCAGGGTCACACGCTTACCGTCCACGGTCTTCACGCGCACCTTCGATCCGAGAGCGGCCTGCGCGACGTTGATCGGGATTTCGCAGTGCACGTCCAATCCGTCCCGCGCGAAGAACGGATCGGGGCGTACCTCGAAGGTGACGATCAGGTCACCCGGCCGGCCTCCACCCTGCCCCCGCTCGCCCTGCCCCGGAATGCGCACCTTGGAGCCGGTGTCCACCCCAGCCGCAACCTTGATGGCCACCTTGCGCTGTTCGCGCACCTCGCCGGACCCCGAGCACACAGTGCACGGATCGGTCGGGATCTGTCCGCGGCCGAGACAGCGGGGGCACGGTCGATTGACCGCGAAACCCCCCTTGCCGAACGACACCGTGCCCGAGCCCTTGCACTCGGGACACTTCCTGGGCTTGCTGCCCGCGGCGTTGCCCGACCCCTCGCACGTGCCGCATTGCTCGGTGATGGGAACGGTGATGGCTATCTTGCCGCCCTGCGCCGCGAGCCGGAACGACACCTCCACGGTGTACTCCACGTTGCGCCCGCGCTCGCGTGCTCCCGTGGGGCGGGCACGCTGCCGCTTGCCGAAATCGAAGATCGACCCGAACAGATCGCCGATGCCGCCCAGATCGCCCAGGTCGTCCATCGAGAAACGGATGTCTTCTCCGCCGGGTCCGGCGTGCGACGGTCTGCGCGCACCGCCGCCGGCGAAGCCGCCCAGCGGTCCGAATCTGCGCATGCGATCGTACTGCGCTCGCTTCTCCTGATCCGCGAGTACTCCGTAGGCTTCGCCCACTTCCTTGAAGCGCTCGGCGGCGGCCGCGTCGTTCGGATTCGCGTCAGGGTGGTACTTCTTCGCGAGCTTGCGGTAAGCCTTCTTGATCTCCGCGTCGTCGGCTTTTTCGCCGACGCCCAGGGTCTGGTAGTAGTCCTTGGTGCCTGCCGAGGCCATGCCCGAAGCTCCCTCAGCCGGGGTGCTTCAGGACCTGCACGCGCGCCGCACGCACCAGGATCCCGTGCATGCGATAGCCGCGTTGGAACGTCATCGCGACGATATCGTCCTGGCCGGGGTCGTCCGTGGGCATGGTGCCGATGGCCTCCATCGTCTCCGGATCGAAGCGTTTGCCGACGGCGTCGATGGTCTCCGCGCCGGCGGCTTCCAGGGCCCGCTGAAGCTTGCGCTCGACCATGTCCACGCCCTCGATGAGCGAGTCCACGGAGGCCGCCTCCGGGTCCACGGTGGTGACTCGCTCCAAGTCATCCAGCGCGTCCAGCAGTACGCCCACGAGTTCCGCCTGGGATCGCGCGCGCATCTCCTCGCGCTCGCGGTTCACGCGCTTGCGGTAGTTCTGGAACTCGGCGGCGAGTCGCAGGTGCTGGTCGTTGAGCGTCTCGATTTCCTCGTGCAGCGCGCCGAGTCCCCTCTCGACATCCGTGGAATCCGGATCCAGGGACTCCGAGTCCGCGGAGCCGTCGTCCTGGCTGGGCTCAGCGCTCCCCGCCGCGGCCTCCATCTCCGCGCCGTCGATCGGTATGTCTCGCTTCATCGTCGCATTTCTGTGCTGTTTGGTCGGCTACCTGTCGCGGGTCCGCCCGTGCAAGCCAGGTGCCAGGGCAGGCCTGCCGTTCCGGCAGATTCGCGATCCCGAGGTGAAGCCGCGGAGCGGGCCTTCGCGCTCGCGCCGCCACGTAGCATACGCAAGAGCGACCCCAGGGGCTTCACGCGGCCTCCGGCGGAGGCAGCCTGTCTTCCACCCATTCGAACAGGCGCCGGTACACGGGATTCGAATCCGCTTCGTTCAAAACCTCGTGAAACAGCCCCGGAAAGGTCTCGACCTCGCCCCGCTCCCCGACCGCCTCTCCGAAGGCACGCGCTGTCGCGGTGTCGATCACCCGATCCTCGCCCGCGAGCAGCAGGAGGAGGTGGGCGCTGATCCGGCCGGGAGACGCGATGGCGGCCCTCTGGGCCCTGCGCGCGGCGGCGTACAGCCCGGGCGTTATCGTCCTCCGAACCATGGGGTCGATGTCGTAGTCGCGCACCACCACGGGGTCGTGCGACAGGTCCACCGCGCGGATCCCGTTCGGGATCGCCACGCGCGGCGTCACGCGCAGCAGGAATCGGCCGAGTCGATCCCTCCACGGGGGCGGAGAGGCGGCCTCGGCCAGCCACGGCGAGGTGATGGCCGCCGCGGGAAATGCGTCGGGATACTCCTGCAGCACGCGCAGGCCGATCAGCCCACCCATGGAGTGACCCAGCAGCAGGAGCGGAAGGCCGTCAGGAAGGGTGCCCAGCAGGGTCGCCCGCAGCGCCATGACGTCGGCCGAGTAGTCGGCGAAGCGGCCCACGTGGGTAGGCGCGCCTTCCGACCGTCCGTGCCCCCTCAGGTCCAGCGCGAAGGTGGAATAGGCCCGGCGCGCCGCCCGCACCGCGAAGGCATCGTAGCGGCCCGCGTGCTCGCCCAGACCGTGCACGACCAGAAGCGCGGCGCGAGCTCCGGGCGTCGTCCAACTCAAGTAGCGCAGCACCGTTCCGTCGACGGCGGCGAAGTGCCCTCGGCCGCGCTCGAGCCGTATCACAACATCCTCCTTAGAAGATCCAGGGCCGCCTGGGCCGCGCGCTCGCGGATCGCGGCGCGGTCGCCCACGAGGCGAAGTACTCGCACGCCGTCCGCCTCGGGAGTCCGCGCGGCAACGTATACGGTGCCGACCGGCTTGTCGCGCGTACCCCCGCCCGGTCCCGCCACCCCCGTGATGCCGACACCGGCTTCCGCTCCGAAACGCGCCCGGGCGCCCGACGCCAACGCCTCGGCCACCTCCGCGCTCACAGCGCCGTGCGCCTCGAGGACCCCGGCAGGCACATCGGCCAGGGCCGTCTTGGCCTCGTTCGAGTAGGCTATGAGGCCGCCCAGGAAGTAGTCGGAAGAGCCGGCGAACGCGGTGATGCGCTGCGCCAGCAACCCGCCCGTGCAACTCTCCGCGGTTGCGAGCCGCCAGCCCCGCTCGCGCAGCGCCATTGCCACCACCTCGACCAGGTCGCTGCCGCCCTCCGCGTAAACGTTCTCGCCGACGGCGGCCGACACGCGCGCGGCGGTCTCCTCCAGCGCCGGCTCGTCGGTGGCGCGCAGGTGCAGGTCCACCCCTCGGGTGGACGGCAGGTAGGCCAACGCCACGCCCTGCTGCACGCCGAATTCCTCGAGCCTGTCGGCCAACTCGGATTCGGCCACCCCCGTGGTCCGTAGCACGCGGTGAGCGACGGGAGCGAGCCGCCCCGCCCAACGGTCTCGCAGCAGCGGCAGCAACGCCTCCTCACTCATTGCGCGCATTTCCGCCGGCGGTCCGGGCAGCGCCACCACCACGGCATCGTCCCCCTCAGCGAGGAATCCGGGCGCGGACCCCAGCCGATTGGCCAGCACGACGGCGCCCTCCGGAAAAAGTGCTTGGCGCAGATTGGACGCGGGCATCTCCCGCCCGCGCGACTCGAAGCGCCGCCGCAGCCAAGCCACCACCGAATCGTCCTGGCGCAGCTCTCGGCCGACTACGCGCGCGAGTGCGTTCCGTGTCCGATCGTCCTCGGTAGGCCCGAGACCGCCGGTGCAGATGACAGCGTCCGACTCCGCCGCTTCGCGTTGCACCGCCTTCACTATGCCGGCGGGATCGTCTCCGACCGTCACGGACCGGGTGACCCGGGCTCCCTCGCTCGCGAGGATCCGCCCCAGCCAAGCCGCGTTCGTATTGACGGAGGTGCCGTTCAGCAGCTCGTCGCCGATAGAGACGAGGGCGACCGCGGGCGCGCCCATCAGGCCTCCGCCAGGGCGCGCCTCCAGCTGACCAGGTAGACGCCGAGAGAGAGCACCGTCAGGCCGAGCGCCACCGTCAACGACACGAAGAGCACCACCCCGTGCAGCGCGCGCCAACCCTCCCACGCGGGGCCGGTCCAGCCGGCTGCCACGGCCTTGGTGTGGAGAGCGTGCCAGAGCAGCGCGGCGCCCACGAAGAAGTTCTGCGAAAACGCCTTGTACTTGCCGGACTTCTGCGCCGCCAGGATCAGTCCTCGGCGGGCCGCCGCGGTCCGCAGCGCGGTGATCAGAATCTCCCGGAAGAAAATCACCACAACCGCCCACAGCGGCAGCGAGCGCCACACCGGCCACTGGCTGAAGGTCTCCACCGGGTTGGACACGAGATAGACGGGCACGAGGGTCGCCACCATTAGCAGCTTGTCGGCGAGGGGGTCCATCAGCTTCCCGAAGTCGCTGACCCACCCGTGCTTGCGCGCCAGATAGCCGTCCCACAGGTCCGACAGCGCGGCGATCACGAATATCACGAACGCCGCCAGTTGCGGCCCGAATCCGGCCGCCAGGGGAAGGAAGAACAGCACCGGCGCGATGAAGATGCGCGCGACCGTGATCGCGTTCGGCAGCAGGCTCCGGTTGATCTCGGGCATCGGGCGGCGCCGTTACCCGAGCGCCTGCAGCACCATCTTGCTGACGGTCTTCAGCGTATCGAACACGCCGTCGCCGTTCACCGCGACCGCTTCGTAGTCAGGCCAGTCGTACGGGTTCAACTGAGACCGCAACTCCTCCACGGACACGATGTTGGGGAGATCTCGCTTGTTGTACTGGATTATGACCGGGAGATTGTGCGGATCGTATCCATAGTCGGCCAGGTTCTCGAACAGGTTCTGCATGGACGCGATGTTGGCGTCCATGCGCTCGACCTGCGAGTCGCCCACGTAGACGATCCCGTCCACTCCCTTCAGGATCAGCCGGCGGCTGGCATTGTAGTAGACCTGCCCCGGGACCGTATACAGGTGAAAGCGCGTCTTGAACCCCCGCACCGACCCCAGGTCGACCGGCAGGAAATCGAAGAACAGCGTCCGCTCCGTCTCGGTGGCGAGCGAGATCATCTTCCCGCGCGTCTCCGGGTTCACCTTGGAGTATACGTACTCCAGGTTGGTCGTCTTACCGCCGAGCCCGGGACCGTAGTACACGATCTTGCAGTTGATCTCCCGGCTGGCATAGTTGATCATCGACATGCGGGCCGCCTCCCATCACCGTTACCCAATCGTGCCCTCCCTAATGCGGGTCGGACCCGCTAGTCGGAAAATAGCTTGTCGATTTCGTCCGCGGCTTCGTCCGCCCAGCCGGCTTCCATGAACGAACCGCGCGGGCGATCGGCCTCTCTCTCCGTCGCGGTCTCGATGATCAGCTCCAACTCCGGTACCACGCGCTTGGTCTGCATGCGCACGAGTCCGAGCGTCGTACCCTGATCGAACAGCGCGGCGAGAATGGCCTCACCGCCCACGTCCATCAAGTACATGCACTCCGGGGCGCCCTGATGATAGAGGGCGGAGAAGTCCTCATCGCCCAGCAGCTCGGCCAACTGACGGCCCGCCGCGAAGTCCGCCGCGGCGAGCGAGGCAAACGAAGCGCCGTCGATTCCGCCCGTACGGCCCTCGGCCTGCAACAACTGGCCGGACCTGCCTACCAGGAATACGCCCCGCGCGCCTGCTTCCTCCCGAAAGCGCCCCAGCACGCGCGCCACGTTGTCCTGGTCCGATGAATCGAAGGACCAGTTGTCCCCGGTGGTCATCCAGCGGCCTCGTCCGGCGTCGGCTGGACCAGCTTGCCCTCCATTCGCTGCAGGATCAGGCCGGCCCGTTTGCGCAGCAGCGGTCGCGGTTCCCAGGCCAGGAAGTCGCGCAACAGGTGGACCGATTCCACCGACGCCTGGGCTCCCGACAGATACCCGAGGGCGGCGAGACGGCGCAGCGGGTGCGGGCTGAACAGGTCGCGCTGGTGCCGCGAGATCTGGTCGCGCAGCAGCAGCGCGGCGACCGCCGCCGCGGCGCCAACACCGACCACCACCCACGCCAGGGTACGCCCCGCCCTGCCCCTGCTCTCCACGATTCCGTCCTCGCTCACGTGATTTCCCGCCTCGCCGCGAATGCCTCCGCAATGGTGACGCCGTCGGCGTATTCCAGGTGCCCCCCCACGGGCAATCCTCGCGCCAGCCTCGTGACCCGCACGTCCCTGCCGGCCACCAGCTTCTGAACGTATGTCGCGGTGGCCTCGCCCTCCACGCTTGCGTCCGTGGCGACGATCACCTCGCTTACCCGCGCGCCGTTCCCCAGTCGCCCGAGCAAGCCCCCGAAGTTCAGCTCGTCCGGACCGATGCCGTCCAACGGCGACAGGCTGCCCCCCAGCACGTGGTAGAGCCCTCGATACTGCCCGGTCTCCTCGATCGCGCCGATGTCGGAGGCCTCCTCCACGACGCAAATCACCGAGTCGTCGCGCCTCGGATTACCACACAGCCCGCATGGATCCGTCTCGCTCGGGTTGCCGCAGCGCGAGCACGGCCGCACGCGGTCCGCCACCTCGTTCAGCGCCGACGCAAGCTCACGTATGTCCTCGGTCTGACGCTTGAGCAGGTGATAGGTCAGCCGCAGCGCCGTCTTGCGCCCGACGCCCGGCAACTTCGCCAGCTCGCGGATCAGTCCCTCGATTGCGGACACGGTCGGGAGCGGAGTCGCCGCGCCTAGAGGCCCGGCAGGTTGCCGAACGGAAGCGGGAAGCCTCCGGCCATCTTCTTCATTTCGTCTTCGTAGAGGCCGTGGGCTCGCTGCTGCGCCTCGGACACCGCCGCCAGCACCAGATCCTCCAGCATCTCCACATCGTCGGCAGTCACTACCGACGCATCGATGCGAATCTCGCGTACGCGGCCCTTCCCGTCCGCGACGGCCGTTACCATGCCGCCGCCGCTCGTGGAAGTAACCGTCTGATTGCCGAGCTCCTCCTGCAGTTGCGACATCCGGGCCTGCATCTGCTGACCCATCTGGAGGAGTTGCTGCAAGTTTGTCATCGTCGGGAAACCTTCAGCTATTGATGGAGCGCCAAACTACCCGGCCGCTCCGCGCCAAAGCAAGCGCCGAACGGTGCGGGCGTTTGGCGCACGCACGGGCTAGTCGAGCAGTTCCAAATCTAGTTCTTCTACCGCCTTGGCCAGGGCGGGTTCCTCGGCAACGAGTCGTTTCATCTGCCTTTCCTTCAGGGCCTCCGGAGTCAGGCGTTCGCCCGGTGTCGTGTCCCCTCCCTGGCCCTCCGCGCCGACCTCCACGCGTACCTCCCCGCCCAGCCGCTCGGAGAAATGGCCCGTCAGCGTGCGCCGCGCCATGGGGTCGGTCTCGAGCAGGTCCAAGAGCGGGCCGGCGGGCACATCCAGGCGCACCAGGCCGGGCCCGGCCTCGAGCACCGTCGTCGCGCGCAGGAACGCGACCATCCCCGGCGGAAGCCCGCCGCCCGTGCGGGCGATGGCGGCGAGGGCGGTCCGCGCCGCGTCGACCCCACCGGCCGCCTCGACCCCGCCGGCCGCGGCTGCCGCCTCCGGCGCGGCCTCGGCCTCCGGCGGAGGAGCCGGCGGCGGGGACGTAACCGGCGCGGTGGGCGCCATCCCGGCGGAGCCGCCGGAGGGGGTCGGCGCGGGCCTCGCGCGGACCGCCGGCGGCGCCTGCCCGGCGCCCCAACCGGACCGGAGCGCCTCGAGGCCGCCCTCCCCCGCCGCGCGCAGCAGCGTCTCCAGGTCGATCGTTCGCTCGAGATGCGTAAGCCGCAGCATCAGCGATTCCAGCAGCAGCCGCGGATTGGTGCTCTTGCGGAAGCGCCCGTCGATGTCCAGCTCGGAGACCAGCGCCAGCATGCGCAGCAGGTCGCCGGGCTCGAAGCGCTCGGCGCGCGCCGCCAGATCGTGGACGGCTTCCGGACGCCGGTCCACCGATTCCGGGCCGTCCAACTTGATCGCCAGCGCGTCCCGGAGCGCTTCGGCGAAGCCGCGATGAAACTCGGACGGGTCGAAGCCCTCATCAAGGAGGCGGCGCACGAACGGAAACACGTCTCCGTGCCTGCGTTCGGCGACTATGTCCATTGCCTCGAGGTAGAGGGCATCGCTAGGCAACCCGAGCACACGCGCTACCTCGTCCGCGGTGAGCGAGCCGCCCGCCAACGCCATGACCTGGTCCAGCAGCGAGAGGGCGTCCCTCATCCCGCCCTCGGCGCGCCGGGCGAGCGGAATGAGCGCCTCCTCGGGCGCCGACGCGCCCTCGGCTTCCAGCACCTCGTTGAGTCGGTCGACGATCGCCCGCACGCTCATGCGCCGGAAGTCGAAGCGTTGACAGCGCGACAGGATGGGCGGCGCCGCTTGCTGGATCTTCTGCGGCTCCGTCGTGGCGAAAACGAACACCACGCGCGGCGGCGGCTCCTCCAGGATCTTCAGGAGCGCATTCCACGCCTCGCGCGTGAGCATGTGCGCCTCGTCGATGATGTAGACCTTGTACCGGTCAACAGCGGAAGGGGCATACATGGCGCGCTCGCGCAGGTCGCGGGCGTCGTCCACCCCGCGGTTTGAGGCGGCGTCGATTTCCACCACGTCGAGCGAGGCCCGTCCCGACCAGATTCGCTCGCACGACTCGCAGGTTCCGCACGGTTCGCCGTCGCCGCCGCGTTGCGGGCAGTTCAGCGCCATCGCGAGCACCCGAGCCGCGGTGGTCTTGCCAACCCCCCGAGGCCCGCTGAAGAGATAGGCGTGAGCGACCCGGCCACCGGTGATGGCGGCGCGCAGCGTCTCGGCCACGTGGGCCTGCATGGCAAGCTCGGAGAACCTGCGCGGACGATAGGTACGCGCCAGAGCGGTACGACTCATGCTGCCGCCTCGTGGGAAGCTCGCGACGGTGAGCCGACACCTATGGCGTGTTGGTTACACACCGGATCTCCGGCCTGTTCTGAGGAATGATGAAAATGTGCCCCAGGGGGCCGACAGCGACGGTCACCACGCTTACGGCTGCTACCTGCGGGGTCCTGACCGGGTTCACGAGCTTCCGTCCTGCGGTCCTGGGGCACCGCGGATGTTACCCAGGGTGCGCGGAGGGGTCAACGGCAGGCCAGCCGATGGAGGCCGGGCGATGACGCTCGATTGGCGGGATAATCTGATCGACAGCGACGCCGACATCGCGGCGCTGCTGGGCGATACGCGCAGGATAGCGGTCCTGGGGATCAAGCCTGAATCGCGGGGGTTCAAGCCCGCGCATTACGTGCCGCGCTATCTCCAGCGCGCCGGCTTCGAGGTGATTCCCGTGCCGGTGTACTACCCCGAGGTGACGGAGATTCTCGGACAGGCGATCTACCGGCTGGTGGCGGACGTTCCGCCGCCCATCGACATGGTCGACGTGTTTCGTCGGCCCGAGCACATCCGCCCCCACGTGGACGACCTGATAGCGGCGGCGCCCGCGTCGGTCTGGTTCCAGGCGGGCATCCGCAACGACGAAGCCGCCGAGGAATTGGCGCGCGCGGGCATCCGCGTGGTGCAGGACCGCTGCCTGATGGTGGAACACCGGCGCGCCGGTGTGGGGCCCGCACCATAGGGCCCGCGCCCCTTATCTCCTCCACGCGTCCGGTACGTGCTCCACGTCCGGACGGCCGCTCCCGTCCCAGATGATGGCCACCGCGTCGAAGCGGTAGGCGTCGCCCGGCCTACCGAAACGCCGAATCCAGCCGGCGGCCACGCGCGCGATCTCGCGCTGCTTCGTGGGCGTGATGGCCTCCAGCGGGTGACCGTACTCCGGTCCCGCGCGGGTCTTCACCTCCACAAAGGCCACCGTGCGCCCGGTGCGCGCGACCAGGTCCACCTCGTTGCGACCATCCCGGAGGTTGTGCGCCAGAATTTCGTAGCCACGCGCGGCCAAGTACCGGGCGGCGAGCCTCTCTCCCGCCGCTCCGAGGCGGTGCGCTCGAGACATGAGGGCAAGGTCGGCGCGCCGGCGGGGCGCCGGAATGGCTGGGCCGGCCTACTCCGCGGATGTGAACGGGGCCGCTTCTTCGACGACCTCGGCGCCGGCCTTGCCGCGCGTCAGGCCGTCGACCGTGGCGGCCGACGCCACGTGCGCGACGACGTTTGTGCCGGAGCGGAACATGTCCGGCACCCGGTCCACGCCTAGCATTATGCCGAGCGCCTCGAGCGGGACGCCGGCCGCGCTCAGCGCGGGCGCCATGGTGACGATGGCCGCGCTGGGCACGGGGGCTACGGTCATGGCCGCGAGGAACGTGGCGAAGACGACCGCGGCTACCACGCCGGCGCCCAACGTCACTCCGTACACGGAGGCCAGGAATACCACCGACGCGCCCTGGAAAAGCGCGCTTCCGGGTCGATTGATGGACGCCGCCAGCGGCAGGATGAGCGTGGACTGCTCCTGCGGGAGCCCGAGCGCCTCGGCCTCCTCGAACATCATCGGCAGCGAGGCCACCGAACTCGTGGTGCCGAATCCCATCGCGAACGAACCCAGCGTACCCCGAGCGAAGCGACCGGCCCGCATCCCGCCCAGGTAGCGCACTACGGGAAGCAGAATCAGCCCAACGAACACGGTCAGCCCGACGATGACCGCGAGTATGAAAACAGCCAGGTTCTGAAGCATCCCGATCCCGGTCCGCGCGGCGACCGGCGCCGCCAGGCCGAAGACCCCGACGGGGGCCGTCCACAGCACCCAGTGCACGAGCTTGATGAGCGCGTCGCTGAGCGTTTCGCCCAGCGACAGGAGTGCCTCACGCTTGTGGGCGGGAAGGGTGGCGGAAGCCGCCGCGAAGAGAACGGTGAACACGATTATGGGGAGCAGGTCGCCCGAGGCCGCGGCCTCGAAAGGATTGCGCGGAATCAGGTTGACCAGAAAGTCGACGACGCCGGGCGTCTCGGTCGCGATGGCCGCCCCGGGCGTGGGTGGCGCCACGGACGCGGTGAACGAAAGCGCCAACCGCATCACACCCATGCCGATCAGGATCGCCGGCAGCGTGGTCAACCAGAAGAAGCCCACCGTCAGCCCGCCGAGCCTACCCAGCGAGCGCGAGTCGCCGATCCTGGCGACGCCCACGAATACCGTCACCGCGACGAGCGGGATCACGACCATCTGGATGGCGCGCATGAACGCATCGCCAAGCGGCTCGGTCGCCTCGGCGGCGGCGAGCAGCGTGGGCGATCCCGTCGCGGACGCGAGGATGCCCAGCGCCAGGCCGAGGACCAGGCCCAGCAGTATGGCCAGCTGACCCATGGCGGCCTATCCCTCCGCTACGAGCTCCCGCGCGGGCATCGGTGCCGCGAGCCGGCGACCGATCGCGGCGGCTATGTGATGGATCTGGCCCATCAACTCCTCGAACTGCTCGGGGTGGAGCGACTGGGCGCCGTCGGACAGCGCGCGATCGGGGTTGGGGTGGACCTCCACCATGAGCCCGTCCGCTCCCGCCGCCACGGCCGCGCGCGCCATGGGCGTGACCTTGGCGCGCAGGCCCGTGCCGTGGCTCGGGTCGGCAATGATCGGCAGGTGGCTCAAGGCCTTGACTACCGGAATCGCGGTCAGGTCCAGCAGGTTTCGGGTGTGCGAGTCGAAGCCGCGCACGCCGCGCTCGCACAGGATCACGTCGGGATTGCCCTCCGCGAGAAGATACTCGGCGGACAGCAGCAATTCCTTGATGGTCGCCGCCGGGCCGCGCTTGAGCAGAACCGGCTTGCCGGCCCTGCCCGCGCGCCTCAGAAGCGGGTAGTTCTGCATGTTGCGCGCGCCGATCTGGACGATGTCGGCGTGCTCCGCGACGACGTCGACCATGTCCGGCTCGAGCGCCTCGGTGACGACCGCCAGGCCGGTTTCCTGGCGCGCCCGCGCGAGGTAGCGTAGCCCCTCCACCCCGAGTCCCTGGAAGGAGTACGGCGACGTGCGCGGCTTGAACGCTCCGCCCCGCAGCACGCGCACGCCCACGTCGCGCAGCCGGTGCGCGATCGACACGATCTGCCCCTCCGACTCGACCGAGCACGGCCCGGCCATCACCACCACCTCGGTGTCGCCGACGCGAGTGCCGTTCGCCAGCTCCACTATCGTCGGCTCCTCGCGCCACTCGCGCGAAACCTGTTTGTAGGGTTGGGTGACGTGGAAGACCTGGCGCACGCCTGGCAGCGACTCGAGTCGGCCGCCGTCCACCTTGCCGTCGTTGCCGATCAGCCCGATGGAGGTACGCTGGCGCCCCGGAATGGGCCGGGCCTCGTACCCCATCTCCTCGATGGTCTCGACGACCCGGTTGACGTCCGCCTCGGAGGCGGTGTGGTTCATTACGACTAGCATGGCGCAGAATCTAGGCCCGGGGGGCGAACCGGTCTACAGCGCGGGACGAACCCCACGGCGGGGGCGACCGGTTCCGGGAAGCGTTGCGGGGGGCTAGACCGCCGCCTCCTGCACGGTCAGCGCTTCCTGGAGCTGCACCCCCACGATCTTGCTGACGCCGGGTTCCTCCATGGTCACCCCGTAGATGTAGTCCGCCGCCTCCATGGTGCGGGGATTGTGGGTGACCACGATGAACTGCGTTTCCTGCTTGAAGCGCTCCAGCATGGCCACGAAGCGTCCGATATTGGCCTCGTCCAGGGGCGCGTCCACCTCGTCCAGAACGCAGAACGGAGCGGGCTTCACGAGGTATATCGCGAACAGCAACGCCAGCGAGGTCAGGGCTCGCTCGCCGCCGCTCAGCAGGTCGATGCGCTGCGTACGCTTGCCGCGCGGGGACGCCGAAATCTCGATGGGGGACTCCAGCGGGTCGGTTTCGTCGGCCAGCCAGAGATCGCATTCGCCGCCCTCGAAGAGCGTGACGAAGGTGCGCTTGAAGTTCTCCCGTATCTCGCCGAAGGTCTCGTG from Gemmatimonadota bacterium includes:
- the dnaX gene encoding DNA polymerase III subunit gamma/tau — protein: MSRTALARTYRPRRFSELAMQAHVAETLRAAITGGRVAHAYLFSGPRGVGKTTAARVLAMALNCPQRGGDGEPCGTCESCERIWSGRASLDVVEIDAASNRGVDDARDLRERAMYAPSAVDRYKVYIIDEAHMLTREAWNALLKILEEPPPRVVFVFATTEPQKIQQAAPPILSRCQRFDFRRMSVRAIVDRLNEVLEAEGASAPEEALIPLARRAEGGMRDALSLLDQVMALAGGSLTADEVARVLGLPSDALYLEAMDIVAERRHGDVFPFVRRLLDEGFDPSEFHRGFAEALRDALAIKLDGPESVDRRPEAVHDLAARAERFEPGDLLRMLALVSELDIDGRFRKSTNPRLLLESLMLRLTHLERTIDLETLLRAAGEGGLEALRSGWGAGQAPPAVRARPAPTPSGGSAGMAPTAPVTSPPPAPPPEAEAAPEAAAAAGGVEAAGGVDAARTALAAIARTGGGLPPGMVAFLRATTVLEAGPGLVRLDVPAGPLLDLLETDPMARRTLTGHFSERLGGEVRVEVGAEGQGGDTTPGERLTPEALKERQMKRLVAEEPALAKAVEELDLELLD
- a CDS encoding CoA-binding protein; this encodes MTLDWRDNLIDSDADIAALLGDTRRIAVLGIKPESRGFKPAHYVPRYLQRAGFEVIPVPVYYPEVTEILGQAIYRLVADVPPPIDMVDVFRRPEHIRPHVDDLIAAAPASVWFQAGIRNDEAAEELARAGIRVVQDRCLMVEHRRAGVGPAP
- a CDS encoding YraN family protein encodes the protein MSRAHRLGAAGERLAARYLAARGYEILAHNLRDGRNEVDLVARTGRTVAFVEVKTRAGPEYGHPLEAITPTKQREIARVAAGWIRRFGRPGDAYRFDAVAIIWDGSGRPDVEHVPDAWRR
- a CDS encoding dicarboxylate/amino acid:cation symporter, which codes for MGQLAILLGLVLGLALGILASATGSPTLLAAAEATEPLGDAFMRAIQMVVIPLVAVTVFVGVARIGDSRSLGRLGGLTVGFFWLTTLPAILIGMGVMRLALSFTASVAPPTPGAAIATETPGVVDFLVNLIPRNPFEAAASGDLLPIIVFTVLFAAASATLPAHKREALLSLGETLSDALIKLVHWVLWTAPVGVFGLAAPVAARTGIGMLQNLAVFILAVIVGLTVFVGLILLPVVRYLGGMRAGRFARGTLGSFAMGFGTTSSVASLPMMFEEAEALGLPQEQSTLILPLAASINRPGSALFQGASVVFLASVYGVTLGAGVVAAVVFATFLAAMTVAPVPSAAIVTMAPALSAAGVPLEALGIMLGVDRVPDMFRSGTNVVAHVASAATVDGLTRGKAGAEVVEEAAPFTSAE
- the aroF gene encoding 3-deoxy-7-phosphoheptulonate synthase, whose product is MNHTASEADVNRVVETIEEMGYEARPIPGRQRTSIGLIGNDGKVDGGRLESLPGVRQVFHVTQPYKQVSREWREEPTIVELANGTRVGDTEVVVMAGPCSVESEGQIVSIAHRLRDVGVRVLRGGAFKPRTSPYSFQGLGVEGLRYLARARQETGLAVVTEALEPDMVDVVAEHADIVQIGARNMQNYPLLRRAGRAGKPVLLKRGPAATIKELLLSAEYLLAEGNPDVILCERGVRGFDSHTRNLLDLTAIPVVKALSHLPIIADPSHGTGLRAKVTPMARAAVAAGADGLMVEVHPNPDRALSDGAQSLHPEQFEELMGQIHHIAAAIGRRLAAPMPARELVAEG